A region of Streptomyces sp. NBC_01264 DNA encodes the following proteins:
- a CDS encoding alpha/beta fold hydrolase has translation MRINRTGATLTAAVVLSAGTIALGTSGAFATDAPRQKPTIVLVHGAFADSSAWSDVVQRLQARGYKVVAAANPLRGLASDSAYVAEVLKGIPGPVVLAGHSYGGEVITNAAAGSAQVKALVYVAAIAPDTGESANDVLGRFPGSQLPESLATVPYTRADGTAGTDLSIKPDKFRQAFAGDLPAWKASVLAATQRPVEASSLGDTSAAAAWRSIPSWYLVAKQDKAIPPAAQQFMAERAQAHTVEVDSSHAVTVSHPKAVTDLILDAAVQAARAR, from the coding sequence TTGAGAATCAATAGAACTGGTGCAACCCTCACCGCCGCTGTCGTCCTGAGTGCTGGGACGATCGCTCTCGGCACTTCGGGGGCCTTCGCGACGGACGCGCCCCGGCAGAAGCCCACCATCGTCCTGGTGCACGGGGCCTTCGCCGACTCCTCGGCGTGGAGCGACGTCGTCCAGCGCCTCCAGGCCCGGGGGTACAAGGTGGTCGCCGCGGCGAACCCGCTGCGCGGACTGGCCTCCGACTCGGCCTACGTCGCCGAGGTGCTGAAGGGGATCCCCGGACCGGTGGTCCTGGCCGGCCACTCCTACGGCGGTGAAGTGATCACCAACGCCGCTGCCGGCTCCGCGCAGGTGAAGGCCCTCGTGTACGTCGCGGCCATCGCCCCGGACACGGGCGAGAGCGCCAACGACGTCCTCGGCCGGTTCCCGGGCAGCCAGCTCCCCGAGTCACTTGCCACGGTGCCCTACACCCGTGCCGACGGAACCGCCGGGACGGACCTGTCCATCAAGCCGGACAAGTTCCGCCAGGCCTTCGCCGGGGACCTGCCCGCCTGGAAGGCGTCCGTGCTCGCGGCCACGCAGCGGCCGGTCGAGGCGTCGAGCCTGGGCGACACCAGCGCCGCCGCGGCCTGGCGGTCCATCCCGTCTTGGTACCTCGTGGCGAAGCAGGACAAGGCGATCCCCCCGGCGGCCCAGCAGTTCATGGCCGAGCGCGCTCAGGCCCACACCGTGGAAGTGGACTCCTCCCACGCGGTCACGGTCTCGCACCCCAAGGCCGTCACCGACCTGATCCTCGACGCGGCCGTCCAGGCCGCCCGGGCCAGGTAG
- a CDS encoding GNAT family N-acetyltransferase: MHVRTRRSAPAIQGIDISARPEETLRIQAQALGLPSDALDAQLAVRRARGACGLTALGAFEGGRMVGFAYGVGADEDYPWRAPVLARLHHAGHSSWAQDTFYVCELHMLPSFQRRGLGTLLLTSLCSRASERRVVLTTPDGPTAARRLYQRFGYRDLVVPPAGSGEYTVMGARLPLVPEVFRSMAA; this comes from the coding sequence ATGCACGTCCGCACCAGAAGGTCCGCGCCGGCCATCCAGGGCATCGACATCTCCGCCCGGCCGGAGGAAACCCTCCGGATCCAGGCCCAGGCGCTCGGGCTGCCCTCCGACGCGCTCGACGCCCAGCTGGCCGTACGACGCGCCCGGGGAGCGTGCGGTCTGACCGCGCTCGGCGCCTTCGAGGGCGGACGGATGGTGGGCTTCGCGTACGGCGTCGGGGCCGACGAGGACTATCCGTGGCGGGCACCCGTCCTGGCCCGCCTGCACCATGCGGGCCACAGCTCGTGGGCGCAGGACACGTTCTACGTCTGCGAACTGCACATGCTGCCGTCGTTCCAGCGCCGCGGGCTGGGCACGCTGCTGCTCACCTCGCTCTGTTCGCGCGCTTCGGAGCGTCGCGTCGTCCTGACGACCCCGGACGGACCGACGGCCGCACGGCGGCTCTACCAGCGCTTCGGATACCGCGACCTGGTGGTCCCACCGGCCGGCTCCGGGGAGTACACGGTGATGGGTGCGAGGCTGCCACTGGTCCCCGAGGTGTTCCGCTCCATGGCGGCCTGA
- a CDS encoding EAL domain-containing protein, with amino-acid sequence MQSTTVGVQRHTERGREHGSGGRPKRGRRLATADRAALCFLALAALLGVLGVVARLRDLDAVAFVGGVCVVLMLVHIVWNSSAPLLAGPSRRTGRAGASDLERALGAEGLELCYQPQTTRAGRTAGMEALLRHRGRDGRREPPGPLIEEAERAGLMPRLTQFVLDTAVAQAAAWRREGLAVPVAVNVSPTDALVPGFPAEVRDCLRRNDLPGDALTIELTESAETRDVRALAEALADLRRQGVRVSLDDFGTGHSSIARLRELPVDELKIDRSFVSRMSADPKDEAVVRCSVDLARSLGLDVVAEGVETEEVRGLLEGMGVSVIQGWLVAPALSAADATGWLRRTAAPGCA; translated from the coding sequence GTGCAGAGCACGACAGTGGGAGTCCAACGGCACACCGAGCGGGGCCGCGAACACGGCTCGGGGGGAAGACCGAAGCGGGGGCGGCGTCTGGCGACCGCTGACCGCGCGGCGCTGTGCTTCCTGGCGCTGGCCGCCCTGCTGGGCGTCCTGGGCGTTGTGGCACGTCTGCGGGACCTCGACGCGGTGGCGTTCGTGGGCGGCGTCTGCGTGGTGCTGATGCTCGTGCACATCGTCTGGAACTCGTCCGCACCCTTGCTCGCCGGACCGTCGCGGCGCACCGGGCGGGCGGGCGCCTCCGACCTCGAACGAGCCCTGGGCGCGGAGGGGCTGGAACTCTGCTACCAGCCCCAGACGACCCGGGCCGGCAGGACCGCGGGCATGGAGGCGCTGCTCCGGCACCGAGGCCGCGACGGGCGTCGCGAACCGCCCGGCCCGCTGATCGAGGAGGCCGAGCGCGCCGGCCTGATGCCCCGCCTGACCCAGTTCGTGCTCGACACGGCCGTCGCGCAGGCGGCGGCCTGGCGCAGGGAGGGGCTGGCCGTTCCGGTGGCCGTCAACGTCTCGCCGACCGACGCGCTCGTACCGGGATTCCCCGCCGAGGTGCGGGACTGTCTGCGTCGCAACGACCTGCCCGGAGACGCGCTGACGATCGAGCTGACCGAGAGCGCCGAGACGCGCGACGTCAGGGCTCTGGCAGAGGCCCTCGCCGACCTGCGGCGCCAGGGTGTGCGCGTCTCCCTCGACGATTTCGGCACCGGGCACTCCTCGATCGCCCGGCTGCGCGAGCTCCCCGTCGACGAGCTGAAGATCGACCGGTCCTTCGTCTCGCGCATGTCCGCTGACCCCAAGGACGAGGCCGTGGTGCGCTGCTCGGTCGATCTGGCCCGTTCCCTCGGCCTCGACGTGGTGGCCGAGGGAGTGGAGACGGAGGAGGTGCGCGGCCTGCTGGAGGGCATGGGAGTGAGCGTCATCCAAGGATGGCTGGTGGCCCCGGCCCTGTCGGCCGCCGACGCGACCGGATGGCTGCGCCGTACGGCGGCGCCGGGGTGCGCATGA
- a CDS encoding beta-N-acetylhexosaminidase: MATYCAKHRVVRAASAVALALTTIGYGAGAPAEAAAQPPPAATSPADGTPSVVPSVGTFTPASGQLWTPSRVSADGGTEVVIDASSPGLADEGKLLAQELGLGYGGSAAPEAGDIRLALSPAGQGASPGGQGAPESYKIVVDENGVTVTGADEAGVFYGTRTVKQAVRTTGSLAAGTIEDAPSKPQRGLNLDIARKYFTPGWIEDRLREMADLKLNQLGLHVSDDQGLGIETKQRKYRGMLPDKYLTQVQLADIVKLATSLHISVVPEFDSPGHLGALLKLFPGFQLKDAYGSPVQGAIDISNEKAGALVDGLVEEFLPLFPGSAWHLGGDEYQALVRRNPEKAFPDLAAAAIEQYGAAAKIKDLATGWLNARAKTVTAAGKQPKAWNDGFYAGTLVQADPAIEVEYWTGKEIGARPPEEYLDAGRKVVNLNDAYLYYVLGQPNDFTYPTGQAIYEQWTPSVLRGTAEVENAAQDQDRILGGRLAVWGDLAKAQTEQQVAAGIGMPLAALAQKVWSGAQPSQAWSDFQALVSRASPGSPSPSGPVSGASTAP; encoded by the coding sequence ATGGCCACGTACTGCGCGAAGCACAGGGTCGTAAGGGCGGCGAGCGCTGTCGCCCTCGCGCTGACCACGATCGGCTACGGGGCCGGGGCCCCGGCCGAGGCGGCAGCGCAGCCACCCCCGGCAGCCACCTCCCCGGCAGACGGGACACCGTCCGTGGTGCCGTCCGTGGGGACCTTCACTCCCGCCTCCGGACAGCTTTGGACGCCAAGTCGGGTCTCGGCGGACGGCGGCACGGAGGTCGTGATCGACGCGAGCAGTCCCGGGCTGGCCGATGAGGGGAAGCTCCTGGCGCAGGAACTCGGCCTGGGGTACGGGGGCTCCGCGGCACCGGAGGCGGGCGACATCCGGCTCGCGCTGTCCCCCGCCGGACAGGGCGCATCCCCCGGCGGACAGGGCGCACCCGAGTCGTACAAGATCGTCGTGGACGAGAACGGCGTCACCGTCACGGGCGCCGACGAGGCCGGGGTCTTCTACGGCACTCGGACCGTCAAGCAGGCCGTGCGCACCACGGGGTCCTTGGCCGCGGGCACCATCGAGGACGCGCCGTCCAAGCCCCAGCGGGGCCTCAACCTGGACATCGCCCGGAAGTACTTCACACCGGGGTGGATCGAGGACAGGCTGCGGGAAATGGCCGACCTCAAACTCAACCAGCTCGGCCTGCACGTCTCCGACGACCAGGGCCTGGGGATCGAGACCAAGCAGCGGAAGTACCGGGGGATGCTCCCGGACAAGTACCTCACACAGGTCCAACTCGCGGATATCGTAAAGCTGGCCACCTCCCTCCACATCAGTGTGGTCCCGGAGTTCGATTCACCCGGCCACCTGGGCGCGCTGCTAAAGCTCTTCCCCGGCTTCCAGCTGAAGGACGCGTATGGGTCGCCGGTGCAAGGCGCGATCGACATCTCCAACGAAAAGGCCGGCGCTCTCGTCGACGGGTTGGTCGAGGAGTTCTTGCCGCTCTTCCCCGGCAGTGCCTGGCACCTCGGGGGCGATGAGTACCAGGCACTGGTCCGCAGGAACCCCGAGAAGGCCTTCCCGGACCTGGCGGCGGCAGCCATCGAGCAGTACGGCGCGGCGGCCAAGATCAAGGACCTCGCCACGGGTTGGCTCAACGCCCGGGCGAAGACGGTCACCGCCGCGGGCAAGCAGCCCAAGGCGTGGAACGACGGCTTCTACGCCGGCACGCTCGTCCAGGCGGACCCGGCGATCGAGGTGGAGTACTGGACCGGCAAGGAGATCGGTGCCCGACCGCCCGAGGAGTACCTCGACGCAGGCCGCAAGGTGGTCAACCTCAACGACGCCTACCTCTACTACGTCCTGGGCCAGCCCAACGATTTCACGTACCCCACCGGACAGGCCATCTACGAGCAGTGGACCCCGTCCGTGCTGAGGGGCACGGCAGAGGTAGAGAACGCCGCCCAGGACCAGGACCGTATCCTCGGCGGCCGGCTCGCCGTCTGGGGCGACCTCGCCAAGGCCCAGACGGAACAGCAGGTGGCCGCCGGCATCGGAATGCCCCTCGCGGCGCTGGCTCAGAAGGTCTGGTCCGGCGCCCAACCGTCGCAGGCCTGGAGCGACTTCCAGGCCCTCGTGAGCAGGGCGTCCCCCGGAAGCCCGTCCCCGTCCGGTCCGGTCAGCGGCGCGTCCACGGCGCCGTGA
- a CDS encoding LCP family protein, with amino-acid sequence MSREHRRRAPRSGAGRPARAPLPGQPRRACGRSRRRRLLKAGTLAALVMTLGGGALAYACYEKLDGNITSADLASALGDDRPARSPRGAVNIALIGSDSRAGTGGAYGKGYTSQQSDTLMVLHLSADHRRATVVSLPRDSWVDIPSCDLGDGKTSRPTKAKINSAFAKGSSHGGVAGGAACAIKTVELNTGLHIDHFMEIDFSGLKSMVDALGGVRMCLPQAIHDKKASVSLPAGCQQLDGEQALGFARARYSLGDGSDIGRIGRQQELLTEIFRSVRDKKLDAPAMYRLADAATTSLTVDSELGGLSGLLGLAQDFRAMPEGGLTFVTVPNQPRSLEVPADKANVVWKPAAAELFAALREDRPVDGAGKPLVGSGTGARDAGGATAAVRAATEVAVLNGSDETGKAAGIAPKVTAAGFGKVTTGNTAAPEPATVIRYGPGGEPAARALADALNLDPSRLRPASAGAPGTGLTLVIGADHSSAGL; translated from the coding sequence ATGAGCAGGGAGCACCGTCGACGGGCACCCAGGTCCGGCGCCGGCCGGCCCGCACGCGCCCCGCTCCCCGGGCAGCCGCGGCGGGCCTGCGGCCGCTCCCGGCGGCGGCGCCTGCTCAAGGCCGGCACGCTCGCGGCCCTCGTCATGACCCTGGGAGGCGGCGCGCTGGCATACGCCTGCTACGAGAAGCTGGACGGCAACATCACGTCGGCCGACCTCGCCTCCGCGCTGGGGGACGACCGGCCCGCCCGGTCTCCGCGGGGGGCCGTCAACATCGCCCTGATCGGCTCGGACAGCAGGGCGGGCACCGGCGGCGCCTACGGGAAGGGGTACACCAGCCAACAGTCGGACACCCTGATGGTGCTGCACCTTTCGGCGGACCACCGGCGGGCGACGGTGGTGTCACTGCCGCGTGACTCCTGGGTGGACATCCCCAGCTGCGACCTCGGCGACGGCAAGACGTCCCGGCCGACCAAGGCGAAGATCAACAGTGCTTTCGCGAAAGGCAGTTCGCACGGCGGGGTCGCGGGCGGCGCGGCCTGCGCCATCAAGACCGTCGAACTGAACACAGGTCTGCACATCGACCATTTCATGGAGATCGACTTTTCCGGCCTCAAGAGCATGGTGGACGCGCTCGGAGGTGTCCGCATGTGCCTGCCGCAGGCCATCCACGACAAGAAGGCCTCCGTGTCGCTGCCCGCCGGCTGCCAACAGCTCGACGGCGAGCAGGCCCTGGGCTTCGCCCGGGCACGCTACTCGCTCGGCGACGGCAGCGACATCGGACGCATCGGACGCCAGCAGGAGCTGCTGACCGAGATCTTCAGGTCCGTCCGGGACAAGAAGCTGGACGCTCCCGCGATGTACCGGCTCGCCGACGCGGCGACCACGTCCCTGACCGTCGACAGCGAACTGGGCGGTCTGTCCGGCCTGCTGGGGCTCGCCCAGGACTTCCGGGCCATGCCCGAGGGCGGCCTGACGTTCGTCACCGTACCGAACCAGCCGCGCTCCCTGGAGGTTCCGGCCGACAAGGCCAATGTCGTGTGGAAGCCCGCAGCCGCCGAGCTCTTCGCCGCGCTGCGCGAGGACCGGCCGGTCGACGGGGCCGGGAAGCCCCTCGTCGGGTCCGGGACGGGCGCCCGGGACGCGGGTGGTGCCACCGCCGCCGTACGAGCCGCCACCGAGGTCGCCGTGCTCAACGGGAGCGACGAGACCGGCAAGGCCGCCGGGATCGCCCCGAAGGTGACCGCGGCCGGCTTCGGCAAGGTCACCACGGGCAACACCGCCGCGCCGGAGCCGGCCACCGTGATCCGGTACGGACCGGGCGGCGAACCGGCAGCGCGCGCACTCGCCGACGCGCTCAACCTCGACCCGTCCCGGCTGCGCCCGGCCAGCGCGGGTGCGCCGGGCACGGGCCTCACCCTCGTCATCGGGGCCGACCACTCATCGGCCGGGCTCTGA
- a CDS encoding TetR/AcrR family transcriptional regulator, with amino-acid sequence MPAASGTRQNIVDAVLRIIGQDGIAAVTNRRIAKEAGVSLGSVTYHFATQHDLLRESLLHFVAEETRHFTALADECSDDGLDVRQAVETVAQVAGGGDFDTRRIAPFELYVQAGRDERLRAAAAECFAAYDRLATRILAHLGVPDPEPLAGAVVALVFGQQLRRLATGAPAEDLVDALLVVTAPWTRR; translated from the coding sequence ATGCCCGCTGCCTCCGGTACCCGCCAGAACATAGTCGACGCCGTGCTGCGGATCATCGGGCAGGACGGGATCGCAGCCGTGACGAACCGGCGCATCGCGAAGGAGGCGGGTGTCTCGCTCGGATCGGTCACCTACCACTTCGCGACCCAGCACGACCTGCTGCGCGAGAGCCTCCTGCATTTCGTGGCCGAGGAGACCCGCCATTTCACGGCACTGGCCGACGAGTGCTCGGACGACGGTCTCGACGTCCGGCAGGCGGTCGAGACGGTGGCGCAGGTGGCGGGCGGCGGCGATTTCGACACGCGGCGCATCGCCCCGTTCGAGCTCTACGTGCAGGCGGGCCGCGACGAGCGGCTGCGGGCCGCGGCGGCGGAGTGCTTCGCCGCCTACGACCGGCTGGCCACCCGCATCCTGGCCCATCTCGGTGTCCCCGATCCGGAACCCCTCGCCGGAGCCGTGGTCGCGCTCGTCTTCGGCCAGCAGCTGCGGCGGCTCGCCACCGGGGCCCCGGCCGAGGATCTGGTCGACGCCCTGCTGGTGGTCACGGCGCCGTGGACGCGCCGCTGA
- a CDS encoding carboxylate-amine ligase encodes MNTRILSPLPGTGTLTPLPRTPLLRAADRPAPTLTLGVEEEYLLLDARTWQLVPAAPQILADVADSGHAFHGEGTLYQVETATPVHHTLEGLRDSLTDARRVLATAARARGYRLVASASPVLAPPSPLALNLDRERRQTRQALFGPLTDNLVQCGRHVHVGTLDKDTAVRASNRMRPWIPTFVALAAGSPFWNGRDTGHASWRTVAWSSWPSAGLPPHFLSTAGYDGAVRSLIDSGAALDEGMVYWDLRPSAAWPTLELRAPDMSPRLDGALLQAALSRALVAHFAAEDPGMITSPAVSDRGLRLARWRAARDGLEGTGLDPFTGAEVPAATLAWQLVDLLGPHLEAAGDYDHVARTLGDMLRNGSSAARQRAVFARRQSPTDVLRHLADETEAC; translated from the coding sequence TTGAACACCAGAATTCTGTCTCCCCTGCCGGGTACCGGCACGCTGACTCCCCTCCCCCGCACCCCCCTGCTCCGCGCAGCGGACCGTCCGGCGCCCACCCTGACGCTGGGCGTCGAGGAGGAGTACCTCCTCCTCGACGCCCGGACCTGGCAGCTGGTACCCGCCGCCCCCCAGATCCTCGCCGACGTCGCGGACTCCGGCCACGCCTTCCACGGGGAGGGCACCCTCTACCAGGTGGAGACGGCCACCCCGGTGCACCACACCCTCGAGGGCCTGCGCGACAGCCTGACCGACGCACGCCGCGTCCTCGCCACCGCCGCCCGTGCCCGCGGCTACCGCCTGGTCGCCTCGGCCTCCCCGGTGCTCGCCCCGCCCTCCCCGCTGGCTCTGAACCTCGACAGGGAGCGGCGGCAGACCCGCCAGGCCCTCTTCGGTCCGCTGACCGACAACCTCGTCCAGTGCGGTCGCCACGTCCACGTCGGAACGCTCGACAAGGACACCGCCGTGCGCGCTTCCAACCGGATGCGCCCCTGGATCCCCACCTTCGTCGCCCTGGCGGCCGGCTCGCCGTTCTGGAACGGACGCGACACCGGACACGCGAGCTGGCGGACGGTCGCCTGGTCGTCCTGGCCGTCCGCCGGGCTGCCGCCGCACTTCCTGTCCACGGCCGGGTACGACGGCGCAGTACGAAGCCTGATCGACTCCGGCGCCGCACTGGACGAGGGAATGGTCTACTGGGACCTCCGCCCCAGCGCGGCCTGGCCCACCCTCGAACTCCGCGCCCCCGACATGTCGCCCCGCCTGGACGGTGCCCTCCTCCAGGCAGCCCTGTCCAGGGCTCTGGTGGCCCACTTCGCGGCAGAGGACCCCGGCATGATCACCAGCCCGGCGGTCTCCGACCGGGGACTGCGGCTCGCGCGCTGGCGCGCGGCGCGGGACGGCCTCGAAGGCACGGGCCTGGACCCCTTCACCGGCGCGGAAGTGCCGGCCGCGACCCTCGCGTGGCAGCTCGTCGACCTCCTCGGTCCGCACCTCGAAGCGGCCGGGGACTACGACCACGTCGCGCGGACCCTCGGCGACATGCTGCGCAACGGTTCGTCCGCCGCACGACAGCGGGCCGTGTTCGCCCGGCGCCAGTCCCCCACCGACGTACTGCGCCACCTGGCGGACGAGACCGAGGCCTGCTGA
- a CDS encoding cold-shock protein, whose translation MPETTYTTVLGTLLWRAPDGEYGLVRPNDREGLDLLVHRSDMVTDPQAAMPAEGDAVLYELCTDAQGPRARSVRRRT comes from the coding sequence ATGCCGGAGACGACGTACACGACCGTGCTGGGGACGCTGCTCTGGCGAGCGCCGGACGGCGAGTACGGGCTCGTGCGCCCGAACGACCGGGAGGGCCTCGACCTGCTGGTCCACCGCTCCGACATGGTGACGGATCCTCAGGCGGCGATGCCCGCCGAGGGCGACGCCGTCCTCTACGAGCTGTGCACGGACGCCCAGGGCCCGCGGGCCCGCAGCGTCCGCCGTCGCACCTGA
- a CDS encoding deaminase gives MDPSGLRRRDAVTGIRHATDSPPPVPGQAPSRSQEKPMLAVEVPTSRHSRTGWMQAALRQAARSGCRYTMGAVLVRGNRVVAAAPNKKRNSPFVDFRNSTFHAEVAALRRARHTEGATLYVARLDARLRPAMARPCPRCQRALWEAGVQRVFYTDACGSVQCMELVESP, from the coding sequence GTGGATCCCTCGGGGCTCCGCCGGCGCGACGCTGTGACCGGCATCCGCCACGCCACGGACTCCCCGCCGCCCGTCCCCGGTCAGGCGCCGTCCCGTTCGCAGGAGAAGCCCATGCTCGCCGTCGAGGTCCCCACGTCCCGTCATTCCCGTACCGGCTGGATGCAGGCCGCACTGCGCCAGGCGGCACGGTCGGGCTGCCGGTACACGATGGGCGCCGTGCTGGTGCGCGGGAACCGCGTCGTCGCGGCCGCCCCGAACAAGAAGCGCAACTCGCCCTTCGTCGACTTCCGCAACAGCACCTTCCATGCCGAAGTGGCCGCCCTGCGACGCGCCCGGCACACGGAGGGGGCCACCCTGTACGTGGCCCGCCTGGACGCGCGCCTCCGTCCGGCGATGGCCCGGCCGTGCCCCCGGTGTCAGCGGGCCCTCTGGGAGGCGGGCGTCCAGCGTGTCTTCTATACGGACGCATGCGGGTCGGTGCAGTGCATGGAGCTCGTCGAAAGCCCCTGA
- a CDS encoding serine hydrolase produces the protein MISKVTRPAVVCAGLASAVSLLVCGPPAHALEAPRAVATATAETADGAVSCTSADRATARTLTTDIAEALRTRRSTVSLALDDRGTATTCVLAPQRQYDAASVSKPIILGALLRARGGRLSAEEEELARKMIVTSDNDAASALWKELSTTGSDGVTRPTGVEQFLKAAGLNGIAPGPGGAFGLTRVDAQDLVRLLRVFRGEGGVLTSAEGSYALGLMHEVRNDQRWGTPASAPRDAEVHVKNGWLQRSDKAEEPADRGDWRINSMAAFTGAGHDYDLVVLTQNNRAPAGQPAREGYRYGIATVEGVAKAVHSALNAGPSAGPPRPGQPDAPTAGTAPPRAAAAAAEPRRAADGPAQWALDGGLAGAGLAAVLVGRRVLLPTPVKDDS, from the coding sequence ATGATCAGCAAGGTGACGCGGCCGGCCGTCGTGTGCGCGGGCCTGGCAAGCGCGGTGTCCCTCCTGGTGTGCGGGCCTCCTGCCCATGCGCTGGAGGCGCCGCGGGCGGTCGCGACGGCCACCGCCGAAACGGCCGATGGCGCCGTCAGCTGCACCTCGGCGGACCGGGCCACGGCGCGGACACTCACCACGGACATAGCCGAGGCACTACGGACGCGCCGGAGCACCGTCTCCCTCGCCCTGGACGACCGAGGAACCGCGACCACGTGCGTGCTCGCGCCGCAGCGGCAGTACGACGCCGCGAGCGTCTCCAAACCGATCATCCTCGGTGCCCTGCTGCGGGCCCGCGGCGGACGGCTCTCCGCCGAAGAGGAGGAACTGGCGCGCAAGATGATCGTGACGTCGGACAACGACGCCGCGTCCGCACTGTGGAAGGAACTGTCCACGACCGGCAGCGACGGGGTCACCCGGCCGACCGGCGTGGAGCAGTTCCTGAAGGCGGCCGGCCTGAACGGGATCGCACCGGGCCCGGGCGGCGCCTTCGGACTCACCCGGGTCGACGCACAGGACCTGGTCAGGCTGCTGAGGGTCTTCCGCGGCGAGGGCGGGGTGCTCACTTCCGCCGAGGGCTCGTACGCACTCGGCCTCATGCACGAGGTCCGCAACGACCAGCGGTGGGGAACGCCGGCCTCGGCGCCCCGGGATGCCGAGGTCCACGTCAAGAACGGCTGGCTGCAGCGGTCCGACAAGGCGGAGGAGCCCGCCGACCGCGGTGACTGGAGGATCAACAGCATGGCCGCCTTCACCGGCGCCGGCCACGACTACGACCTGGTCGTACTGACCCAGAACAACCGGGCCCCCGCGGGGCAGCCCGCTCGTGAGGGCTACCGGTACGGCATCGCCACGGTCGAGGGCGTGGCGAAGGCGGTGCACTCCGCTCTGAATGCCGGTCCGTCCGCCGGCCCACCGCGGCCGGGGCAACCGGATGCCCCGACCGCCGGGACGGCGCCGCCGCGTGCGGCTGCCGCAGCGGCGGAGCCCCGCCGGGCCGCGGACGGCCCGGCGCAGTGGGCCCTGGACGGCGGACTGGCGGGGGCAGGACTGGCCGCGGTCCTGGTGGGCCGCCGCGTACTGCTCCCCACCCCCGTGAAGGACGACAGCTGA